A stretch of Alkaliphilus flagellatus DNA encodes these proteins:
- a CDS encoding bifunctional riboflavin kinase/FAD synthetase, which yields MKTIKQYNQLDKSVQRGVALGNFDGIHIGHQKLITTLIEKCRANGLESCVYTFGNHPLAVITGREAPPQITNINMKKKILDSLGVELLYLEEFNKNLMVLSPEDFVKNILVDRLNCRIVVVGFDYNFGYKAQGNVELLKKMGQKHGFEVYEIHPVTIDNKKVGSSTIREYIKNGDIEDANVFLGRPYSIYSKVVHGKGRGHKLGYPTANILIESSHLVPKEGVYATFIKINNSIYKGATCVGTNPTFGANSISIETFIINFNEDIYDQYIELQFIKRLRDQIKFNNVDDLIKQMNQDANNANIYLQL from the coding sequence ATGAAAACAATTAAACAATACAATCAATTAGATAAAAGTGTACAAAGAGGAGTTGCACTTGGAAACTTTGATGGAATTCATATTGGCCATCAAAAATTAATTACAACCTTAATTGAAAAGTGCAGAGCAAATGGTTTAGAATCATGTGTTTACACGTTTGGTAATCACCCTCTAGCAGTTATTACTGGAAGAGAAGCTCCTCCTCAAATTACAAATATAAATATGAAAAAGAAAATTCTAGACTCCTTAGGAGTTGAACTTTTATATTTGGAAGAGTTTAATAAGAATTTAATGGTCTTAAGTCCTGAGGATTTTGTTAAAAATATTTTAGTAGATAGGTTAAATTGTAGGATAGTAGTTGTTGGATTTGATTATAATTTTGGATATAAGGCTCAAGGAAATGTGGAACTTTTAAAGAAAATGGGGCAAAAACATGGATTTGAGGTTTATGAAATTCATCCTGTAACTATAGATAATAAAAAGGTAGGAAGTTCAACTATTAGAGAGTATATTAAAAATGGAGATATAGAGGATGCTAATGTGTTTTTGGGAAGACCATACTCTATCTATAGCAAAGTGGTTCATGGAAAAGGCAGAGGGCATAAATTAGGATATCCTACAGCTAATATTTTAATAGAGTCCTCTCATTTAGTTCCTAAGGAAGGTGTTTATGCTACATTTATTAAAATAAACAATTCTATATATAAAGGAGCTACCTGTGTAGGAACAAATCCAACCTTTGGTGCTAATAGTATTTCGATTGAAACTTTTATTATCAATTTTAACGAAGATATATATGATCAATATATCGAATTACAGTTTATTAAAAGACTAAGGGATCAAATTAAATTTAATAATGTAGATGATCTAATCAAACAAATGAACCAAGATGCAAATAATGCAAATATATATTTACAATTATAA
- the rpsO gene encoding 30S ribosomal protein S15, with protein sequence MLQENKKVIIDSFKTHENDTGSPEVQIALLTERINHLNEHLKSHKKDHHSRRGLLKMVGKRRNLLNYLKDRDIERYREIIEKLGLRK encoded by the coding sequence ATGCTACAAGAAAATAAAAAAGTAATTATTGATAGTTTTAAAACTCATGAAAATGATACTGGTTCTCCAGAAGTACAAATTGCTTTATTAACTGAAAGAATTAATCATTTAAATGAGCATTTAAAATCTCATAAAAAAGACCATCACTCAAGAAGAGGACTTCTAAAGATGGTTGGTAAGAGAAGAAACCTATTAAATTATCTTAAAGATAGAGATATCGAAAGATATAGGGAAATAATAGAAAAATTAGGATTAAGAAAATAA
- the pnp gene encoding polyribonucleotide nucleotidyltransferase, with protein sequence MVKVFQKEIGGRTLEVEVGKLAQLSNGSCLLKYGKTAVLVNACASKTPREGIDFFPLSVDYEERMYAAGKIPGGFIKREGRPSENAILTSRLIDRPIRPLFPEGYRNEVQVIATVLSVDTDCSPNIVAMIGSSVALSISDIPFQGPTASVHIGMIDGNLLINPTSDQREHSELDLVVSGTKDAVMMIEAGANEVTEEQMLEAILFAHEEIKNIVSFIEEIVKEVGKEKQEVILFEVDKDLDSEIREYATSKIANAIRTVEKLERTEKVELAKRETIEYFIEKYEEDLDLKQVGSILDAIMKEETRHLILHEKVRPDDRKHEEIRPISCEVSLLPKTHGSGLFTRGQTQVLSVVTLGAIGDVQIIDGLGEEESKRYMHHYNFPPYSVGETRFLRGPGRREIGHGALAERALEPMIPSQDDFPYAIRVVSEVLASNGSSSQASVCGSTLSLLDAGVPLKDMVAGIAMGLVKEDDAVAILSDIQGMEDHLGDMDFKVAGTSKGITAIQMDIKIKGIDRTILENALEQARLGRLYILDKMKEAISSPRSELSPYAPRMLKTKIHPDKIREVIGTGGKTINKIIEDTGVKIDIENDGTIFIAALTQDAGERALKIIDNIVRDPEVGDTYKGKVIKIMNFGAFVEILPGKEGLIHISNIAHERVSKVEDVLAVGDEVDVKVMEIDQQGKINLSRKALLPKENDKKQDEQPKA encoded by the coding sequence ATGGTTAAAGTTTTTCAAAAAGAAATTGGTGGAAGAACTTTAGAAGTAGAAGTTGGAAAATTAGCTCAACTTTCCAATGGTTCTTGTTTACTAAAGTATGGAAAGACTGCTGTTCTTGTTAATGCATGTGCATCAAAAACCCCTAGAGAGGGAATCGATTTTTTTCCTTTAAGCGTTGATTATGAAGAAAGAATGTATGCAGCTGGAAAGATTCCTGGAGGTTTTATTAAAAGAGAGGGTAGACCTAGTGAAAATGCTATACTGACTTCTAGGTTAATAGATCGTCCGATTAGACCCTTATTTCCAGAAGGATATAGAAATGAGGTTCAAGTAATTGCAACAGTATTATCAGTAGACACAGATTGTAGTCCAAATATAGTTGCAATGATAGGATCTTCTGTAGCACTATCAATTTCTGATATTCCATTTCAAGGACCGACAGCTTCTGTACATATTGGCATGATAGATGGAAATTTATTAATTAATCCTACAAGTGATCAAAGGGAACACAGCGAACTTGATCTAGTTGTTTCTGGTACAAAGGATGCTGTAATGATGATTGAAGCAGGTGCCAATGAAGTTACAGAAGAACAAATGCTGGAGGCTATTTTATTTGCTCATGAAGAAATTAAAAATATTGTTTCATTTATAGAAGAAATTGTTAAAGAAGTTGGAAAAGAAAAGCAAGAAGTTATACTTTTTGAAGTTGATAAAGATTTAGATTCTGAAATAAGAGAATATGCAACTAGTAAAATAGCTAACGCAATTAGAACTGTAGAGAAGTTAGAGAGAACAGAAAAAGTAGAGTTAGCTAAGAGAGAGACAATAGAGTATTTTATTGAAAAATATGAAGAAGATTTAGATTTAAAGCAGGTAGGTTCTATATTGGATGCAATTATGAAAGAAGAGACTAGACACTTAATTCTTCATGAAAAGGTAAGACCTGATGATCGAAAGCATGAGGAGATTAGACCAATATCTTGTGAAGTATCTCTACTTCCAAAGACTCATGGTTCAGGATTATTTACAAGAGGTCAAACACAAGTATTATCAGTAGTAACTTTAGGTGCAATAGGTGATGTACAAATTATTGATGGACTTGGTGAAGAAGAGTCTAAAAGATATATGCATCATTATAATTTTCCACCATATAGCGTAGGCGAAACTAGATTTTTAAGAGGACCAGGAAGACGTGAAATTGGTCATGGAGCCTTAGCAGAAAGAGCATTAGAACCAATGATACCTTCACAGGATGATTTCCCCTATGCTATTCGTGTAGTTTCAGAAGTTTTAGCTTCTAACGGATCTTCTTCACAAGCCAGTGTTTGTGGTAGTACTCTATCATTATTAGATGCAGGAGTGCCTCTAAAAGATATGGTTGCTGGTATTGCTATGGGATTAGTTAAAGAAGATGATGCAGTAGCTATTTTGTCAGATATACAAGGTATGGAAGATCATTTAGGTGATATGGACTTTAAAGTTGCAGGAACGTCTAAAGGAATAACAGCTATACAAATGGATATTAAAATTAAGGGAATTGATAGAACTATTTTAGAAAATGCTCTAGAACAGGCTAGATTAGGTAGACTATATATTTTAGATAAGATGAAAGAAGCAATTAGCTCTCCAAGATCAGAATTATCTCCTTATGCTCCTAGGATGTTAAAAACTAAAATACATCCAGATAAGATTAGAGAAGTTATAGGTACAGGTGGAAAAACTATAAATAAAATTATTGAGGATACAGGTGTTAAAATTGATATTGAGAACGATGGTACTATATTTATAGCTGCTCTAACACAAGATGCAGGGGAACGTGCCCTTAAAATAATTGATAACATAGTTCGTGACCCTGAAGTGGGAGATACATATAAAGGAAAAGTTATAAAGATAATGAATTTTGGAGCTTTTGTAGAGATTCTCCCAGGTAAAGAGGGATTAATACATATATCTAATATTGCCCATGAAAGAGTAAGCAAAGTAGAAGATGTATTAGCAGTAGGTGATGAGGTTGACGTTAAAGTAATGGAAATAGATCAGCAAGGAAAAATAAACTTATCTAGAAAAGCCCTTCTACCTAAGGAAAATGATAAAAAACAAGATGAACAGCCGAAAGCATAA
- a CDS encoding polysaccharide deacetylase family protein, with amino-acid sequence MVIIINKKFARLVIAFILITLIITIGFVTLRRGNTEVFSNYNYTTVKPIDRGSEDSKYIAFTCNVDWGNEVLPDILETLDKEKIKITFFITGRWAKQFPDLMQQIVDAGHEIGSHGYQHLDYGSLALDKNEEQIQKADEILSKYTMEKISLFAPPSGSYNENTLIASNKLGYKTILWTIDTIDWRAGSTKDVIIDRVLKKDKFNGAIVLMHPMPETAKALPKLIEAMREKGLEVGRVSDVLAE; translated from the coding sequence ATGGTAATTATTATAAACAAAAAATTTGCAAGGCTGGTAATTGCATTTATTCTAATCACTTTAATAATAACAATAGGATTCGTAACATTAAGACGTGGAAACACAGAAGTATTTAGTAATTATAACTACACTACGGTAAAGCCAATAGATAGGGGGAGTGAAGATAGTAAATATATTGCATTTACATGTAATGTTGATTGGGGGAATGAGGTACTTCCAGATATATTGGAAACATTAGATAAAGAGAAAATAAAAATTACATTTTTTATAACTGGAAGATGGGCTAAACAGTTTCCTGATTTAATGCAACAAATTGTAGACGCTGGACATGAAATTGGTAGCCACGGTTATCAACATCTAGACTATGGATCCTTGGCATTAGATAAAAACGAAGAACAGATACAAAAAGCAGATGAAATACTGTCTAAATATACTATGGAAAAAATCTCCTTGTTTGCCCCCCCTTCTGGATCTTATAATGAAAACACATTGATTGCATCAAATAAATTAGGATATAAGACAATACTATGGACAATTGATACCATAGATTGGAGAGCAGGAAGTACAAAAGATGTTATTATAGATAGAGTACTTAAAAAGGATAAATTTAATGGAGCAATAGTATTAATGCATCCTATGCCTGAAACTGCAAAAGCTTTACCAAAATTAATTGAGGCCATGCGTGAAAAAGGACTAGAGGTTGGTAGGGTTAGTGATGTTCTGGCGGAATAA
- a CDS encoding M16 family metallopeptidase, producing the protein MYKRYTLENGLRVVTEYIPFVKSVSIGVWIEAGSKHENTINNGISHFIEHMVFKGTDKRTAKDIADIIDSVGGQINAFTSKECTCYYTKVLDSHYDLAIDLLSDMLFNSKFDPIEIEKERSVILEEINMYEDSPEDLVHDILSQTLFKNNSLGMPILGTEDTLHNIDREMILQYMDEYYVSNNAVLSIAGNFDEKKLLETINDKFSTWSNNNNLNKAYETINYNFEVVSKYKEIEQTHLCIGFKGAELDSNDVYPLLILNNVLGGSMSSKLFQSVREERGLAYSIYSYPSIYKNGGSLVIYAGTNPNQVEEVTKIIYNEIKDIISNSLSEDEINKSKEQLKGNYILGLESTSSRMTSIGKSELLRNRIYSQKEIIDKIDSVNSADIQRVIQRIFKLDEVTITTVSKDNIIKTIKNIFEL; encoded by the coding sequence ATGTATAAGAGATATACTTTAGAAAATGGACTAAGAGTTGTAACAGAGTATATTCCTTTTGTAAAATCAGTATCTATAGGTGTTTGGATTGAAGCTGGATCTAAGCATGAAAATACTATAAACAATGGAATATCACATTTTATTGAACATATGGTGTTTAAAGGTACTGATAAAAGAACTGCAAAGGATATAGCTGATATTATAGATAGTGTAGGCGGACAAATTAATGCATTTACTAGTAAAGAATGTACTTGTTATTATACAAAGGTGTTAGACAGTCATTATGATCTAGCAATAGACTTGTTGTCAGATATGTTATTTAATTCTAAATTCGATCCGATTGAAATAGAAAAGGAAAGAAGTGTAATATTAGAGGAAATTAATATGTATGAAGACTCACCTGAAGATTTAGTACATGATATTCTTTCGCAAACTTTATTTAAAAATAATTCTTTGGGTATGCCTATTTTAGGTACAGAGGACACCCTTCATAACATTGATCGTGAAATGATCCTACAATATATGGATGAATATTATGTTTCAAATAATGCTGTATTATCTATAGCTGGTAACTTTGATGAGAAGAAATTACTAGAAACAATAAATGATAAGTTTAGCACTTGGAGTAATAATAATAACTTAAACAAAGCATATGAAACAATTAATTATAATTTTGAAGTTGTATCTAAATATAAAGAAATTGAACAAACACATCTGTGTATAGGATTTAAAGGAGCTGAGTTAGATAGTAATGATGTATATCCATTATTAATACTTAATAATGTCCTAGGTGGAAGCATGAGCTCTAAACTCTTTCAAAGTGTAAGAGAGGAAAGAGGTCTAGCTTACTCAATATATTCCTATCCATCTATTTATAAAAATGGAGGATCTTTAGTTATATATGCTGGTACGAATCCTAATCAGGTAGAAGAAGTAACAAAAATTATCTACAATGAAATTAAGGATATAATTAGCAACTCACTAAGTGAAGATGAGATAAATAAATCAAAAGAACAATTAAAGGGAAATTATATACTAGGATTAGAAAGTACCAGTAGTAGAATGACATCAATAGGTAAATCAGAACTGCTACGTAATAGAATATACAGCCAGAAGGAAATAATAGATAAAATTGATTCTGTAAACTCAGCAGACATACAAAGAGTAATACAACGTATATTTAAATTAGATGAAGTAACTATAACAACAGTAAGCAAAGATAATATTATAAAAACAATAAAAAATATTTTTGAATTATAA
- a CDS encoding YlmC/YmxH family sporulation protein produces the protein MRLSTIGGKEIVNLCDGSRLGIIAESDLLIDEKTGKIHALLIPESKGFFSFFSNDSLTEIPWETIRKIGNDMIIIELENNHKKKY, from the coding sequence ATGCGTTTAAGCACTATAGGTGGAAAAGAAATTGTTAACTTGTGTGATGGTAGTAGATTAGGTATAATAGCCGAATCTGATTTGTTAATTGATGAAAAAACTGGGAAAATACATGCTCTTTTAATACCTGAATCAAAAGGATTTTTTAGTTTTTTTTCAAATGATTCTTTAACAGAAATTCCTTGGGAAACTATAAGGAAAATAGGAAATGATATGATTATAATTGAATTGGAAAATAACCACAAAAAAAAGTATTAA
- a CDS encoding ClpP family protease, with protein sequence MINNFTNQQYSQFLTNNQSPTNQNEGTNKQAENIQAFGANSLPEASQNIHTINIIGHIEGHMVAPPQNKSTKYEHIIPQLVAVEENPNIEGLLIILNTVGGDVEAGLAISELICSLSKPKVTLVIGGGHSIGVPLATAGDYSFIAPTATMTIHPIRMNGLVIGIPQTFKYFSKMQERIVNFVLRTSKIDRDVFIRLMNATDELASDVGTILIGEEAVKHGLIDEVGGLNKAISKLNELIKASK encoded by the coding sequence ATGATAAATAATTTTACTAATCAACAATATTCTCAGTTTTTAACGAACAATCAAAGTCCTACAAATCAAAATGAAGGTACTAATAAGCAGGCAGAGAATATACAAGCATTTGGAGCAAACAGCTTACCCGAAGCTAGCCAAAATATCCATACAATAAATATTATAGGACACATAGAGGGACATATGGTAGCACCTCCTCAAAACAAATCAACTAAATATGAACATATTATTCCTCAGTTAGTAGCTGTTGAAGAAAATCCAAATATTGAGGGATTATTAATTATTTTAAACACTGTTGGAGGCGACGTAGAAGCTGGTCTGGCAATTTCTGAATTAATATGTAGCCTATCTAAACCTAAGGTCACTTTAGTAATTGGAGGCGGCCATAGCATAGGTGTTCCTTTGGCTACTGCAGGTGATTACTCATTTATTGCACCTACAGCTACAATGACCATTCATCCAATAAGGATGAATGGATTAGTGATAGGAATTCCACAAACCTTTAAGTACTTTTCAAAAATGCAAGAAAGAATAGTAAACTTTGTTTTACGCACTTCAAAAATAGACAGAGATGTTTTTATACGATTAATGAACGCTACGGATGAATTAGCTAGTGATGTAGGTACAATTCTGATAGGAGAAGAAGCAGTAAAACATGGCTTAATCGATGAGGTTGGAGGCCTAAATAAGGCGATATCTAAACTAAATGAATTAATAAAAGCTAGTAAATAG